The Chloroflexota bacterium genomic sequence CCAGCAGGTCGGCGCGAGTGTCCTCAGAAAGTTGGCGGGAAGGCGAAGCGGCGCTCATGTTCAGTTAGTCTCCTTGCGGGGCGGCGCTGGATTTTAGAGTCTGGGCGATGGCGCGGCGGATGAGGTAGAGCAAAGCGCCAAAGGTGACGACGGCGACGACGAGGGCAAACAGCAGGCCGCGCCAGGGCGAGACGGTGATGCCGGCCTGATTCACTTCGGCCAGGAAGTACGAGAACAGGCCGTCGAGCACGGCGGCGAGAGCCACGCCGAGCGGCATCCACCAGGCTGGCTCGCTGACGAACTTGGCTTCGCCCAGAAAGTAGCCGACCACGCCGCCGAACGCGCCGTGCGCCAGCGCAGTGACGACGATGTAAATGATGCCCGACGACAGGGCCGCGCCTCCCGAGTCTAAAATGAAATTCAAATTGATCATGGTCGCCACGCCCAGCCCGGCGGCGGTGCCGTAGACGATGCCGTCCATGCGTTCGTCGAACTCAAGCGTGGGGTAGACGGTGAAGCGGACGACGGCGTACTTGATGGCCTCCAGGGTGAAGCCGACGACGAGGATGTAGCCGACGAGGGCGCTGGTGCTGTCGAGGGCCAGCCACTCGCGCGTTTGAAAGAAGCCGTCGAGGAACCGTCGCCCGAACACGTCCGTGATCAACATTGCCAGGAAGAACACGCCTAACACAAAGTGGCGCGGCTCAGGCTCGAGCCGATCTTGTTGGTAGAAGAAGCCCAGCCAGAGCAAGGCCGGGATGAGGGCCAGCACCAGGCCGACGACGAGCAAACCGCCCCCGCTCAGGTTGACGGGCGCGACAGCGGTGAAGCCGGAGACGACGAGGGTGAAGACGACGATCAGGCCGAGGTTGATCAGGCCGGAGCGCACGAAGCCGCGATTGTCGCGGGTGGCGTGCTCGTAGTGTTCGTCGCAATAAGGCCGCCCGCCGAGCGTCTGGGTGGCGGGTCGTTCGTGGCAGACACAGCAGGTTTGAGAGGTCATGGAAGCTCTATTCCGTATTTCGTATTCCGTATTTCGTATCCTGGCGGGAGTTACGCAATACGCAATACGCGATACGCAATTATCGTTTCTGCAACTGCACGTCCAAATCCGACGGGTCAGGATCGTTGGCGACAATTTCAAAGGCGCTGTCCACGGCCAGGGTCTTGTAGCCGCTGGCGATGACCACAACGTTGTAGCTCTGGCCGCGCGCCAGTTTCTTGTCGAGCTTGAACGCGCCCTTGCGGTCGCTGACGCCTTTGGCCAGCACTTCGTCGGCAGAGAGCTTGCCGTCTTTGGTGGCCTGGGCGATTGAGGTTGGCGGCGATGGCGATGTCCTGATAGATGTACTGGAATGATTCCTGATCGGTGCCGCCGAGCCAGGCGCCCTTCTTGCCGGTGTGCGGGAAGTCGGCGGCGATGATGGGCGCGTTGAGGTTGGTCTTTTCCACCCAGGGGTCGGAGCGGGCGTTTTCAAATGCGCCGTTGGTGGTCAGCTCACTGCACCCGCTGGCGACGACGGGCGCGGGCGTGGGCTGGATGGTGGTTGACGACGAAGTGGTGGGCACGGGCGTGGGTTGGTTGGTTGTGCCGCCAGTGCCTTTGACGATGCCGGACTCGACCAGCGCGGCTTTCACTGCGTTGGCTTCGGCGCTGTTTGCGCCATACAAATCTGCCGCCGACTTTTGAATCGCGGTGGCGAAGTCCTTGAAGTCCGACTTGGGTGTGAGGTAAGTGCTCAAAGCGCGATACCAGATTTGCTCTGTCACTTCGCGGCTGGAAGTAGTGGCGGCCAGGTAGAGGACGTGGTTGGGGATGCCGCTGTTGACGTGGACGCCGCCCCAGTCGCCGTCGCGGCTGTTGGGCAGGTTGGCGTACTCGCTCATTAACGTCGGCTGGCCGAAACCGGATCGTGGCTTCTTGGGATTGTAGTCGCCGAGCGACGGGTCTTGCATGTCGCGCAACCAGGGCACGGGCAGGGGCGGCGCGGCGGAATTGTCTTCAAACAAGTGCCAGTCGTCGCGGTCAATCATCACCGCGAACACGTCGGCGAATGATTCGTTGAGCGCGCCCGATTGCGTTTCGTAGACCAGGTCAGCCGTGTACTGGACGATGGCGTGGGTGAACTCGTGGCCCATGATGTCCAGCACGTAGGCGTCGTCTTTGTTGGTGATGTAGTCGTCCTTGTCGCCGAAGACCAGCACTTGCCCGTTCCAGTACGAGTTGCCAAGTTCGGGCGAGTGGACGATGAGGTAGATCGGGCCGCCGTTGTCGTCGTACGAGTCGCGGCCAAAGGTGTTCTTCCAGTAATCGTAGACAATGCCCGCGTTTTGATACACGGCTTTTCCGGCAGGGTCGCGCGGCACCGTGCCTTCACTGGACAGCAATCGGCCTGGCAGGTTTTCTTTGAGTTGAGCGTCATACACTTCGCGATACTTGTCACTGGCAGTGAGCGGCGACTCATGCATGACGCCGCCGTTGATGGCGTCCACAAAATAGGCGGTGTTACCGCCGGGCAAGACGGTGTTGATTTTGACTTGCCACGTCAGGTACGACTTGCCGTCGTCGCTCACGTAAATCATCAAGCGGCTCGGCGCGTAGAGAGTCGGGCTGTCGCCGTAGGCGGCGGCCAGGGCTTGCGACTCGGCTTCCCCAAGGGTGACGGCTGGAACGGTGGAGAGAGTCAGATCAGGTTGGAAGTCGCCGTTGATTCCCAGCACCTGAGTCTCGCCCAGGTGCACCACCATCACCCGGCTCCAGACGGGGATGCCGTCTCTCACCTGTTGCAGGCGGACGTGGGTCTGGCCGAGCTTGTCGGCTTCGATGCGGACAAGTTCAAATTCGGCGGCGGCGTTTTGGACGCCGAACAGGTCGTGGTAGAAGTTGAGGACGTTGCGGGCGGCCAGTTCAGGGTCGGCCTGCTCGGCCTGGGAGAGGGTGTAGGGCAGGGGGCCGTCGAGCCAGTCAGGCGTGCCGGTAGACTCGTTCCACTGGACGGTTGTGTTTGGCGGCGGCTCGGCGCGGCGGCGGGTTTGCCCGTCGGGCCGCAAGAAGGGCGCGGCCAGGAGGAGGCCGACGAGCAGGCCGCTGAGTAAAAGCGCATAAGGTCGAAGCGATTTGGGCATATGACCTCTGATGTTAGGCTGGCAAGAACAACGGATCAAACGAATTTGACGGATTCGATCCGGGCAATTCTCCGGATCGGTTGTCTCAACTGCTTTGCGTGAAGTACGGCCTATTGTAGCCGGATTTTGGTTTATGCCAACTTCGTGGATTCTGGTTAGTCTCGCTAATCCGCTAGTGACTTTGTTCTTCACATTACCTTTGGTTCTGTAGGGAAGCTTCCCAGCAAGACCGGGGATAACTTAGAGCGAAGGGTTGTGGGCGGATTAGAGTGTCAAAAACTAAGGTTCTGCAGAATATCTCAGGACTGTCTTGTCATTGCTATTTCAACTCCCTGCCAAAAAACTCAATCACCCGCTCCATAAAAAGCGTGTCGCCGTCGCCGACAAACGTATGCAGCTGGCCGGGGTAGGTGAAGCACTCAACCGGCTTGCCCAGCGCCGTCAGCCGGTCGCACAGGTCGAGCGACCATTCGAGCGGCACCACGTCGTCGGCCTCGCCGTGATGAATGCTGACCGCCGCCGTCACCCGATCCAAAAAGAAGACCGGCGAGATGTTGGCAAACGCCTCGGCGGGCGTGTCCAGTTCGGCAAAGCCGCGCGCCCGGTCCGAGAAGACGTTGTAGATGCGGTCGAAGTTTTTCTGCTCGTCGCCGCTCATCGCGCCGTAAAGCACCGCCGCCCTCACGTCGCGGCTGATCGCCAGCACGCGGGTGGAGACGCCGCCGCCCATGCTGTGGCCCCACAGACCGATGGCGTTTGAGTTGGCCGCTTGCAACGGTCCCGGCTGGCCGCCCTGCGCTTTCACCAGCGCAATCAAATTCAAAACATCAACCGCGAAGCCGACCCGGAAAAGATTCTCCTCTGGAGCCGCATCATTCGATGGCGCGTAGCCGCGCAGGTTGGGGTGAATGACAAGATAGCCGCCTTGGGCTAACGAGTCGGCGTAATGCGTAGTGTAATCAAGTGTGCTGTAAACCGCTGGATCAATGTAACCGTGCAAAACAATGACGACTGGGAACGGGCCGCTTCCGTGAGGACCGTTCATGAAGCCGTAAATGGTCAGGCCGTCGCTGGGGTAGCTGACGATGGCGCGGGTGAATGTTTGGCCGACGGCTAACGTTTCGACGATTTGCAGTTCGCCGCCGCCGTAGCTTCGAGCGGCAAGATGGGCGATGGTGTAAGCGCCGTAAGGATCGGGGGTCGCTGTTGCCGTCGGAACGGGCGTCCGGGTTGGAGTCGGGGTGGCTGTTGCTGTGAATGTAGCGGTGGCGGTGAACGTCGGCGATTGTGTAGCCGCAGAGGGGCTATTCAGTTGCTCGGCAGTGGGGGTGAAGGTCGGTGTGTTGATGCAGGCCGAGAGGAACAGAGCGAGAGCGAAAACGGCGCGCATTTTAAACGCAGAAGCGAAGCATTTGGAATAAGGTTGCCACAAATTGCAAAATTATTCCGGAACGCTTCGCCTCCGAAACAGTCTGGTTTTACCAGGAACGGCGAGGCGTGCCGCCGCGTTTGTCGCGGTCGCCGCCACGATTGTCGCGCCGTCCGCCTCCTGAGAAACCGCCGCTCCCGCCCCGAGGGCCGCCACTCTTGAATCGATCTTCGCGCGGGCGGGCTTCGTTGACAGTAAGGTTGCGGCCTTTAAACTCTTTGCCGTTCATACCGGTGATGGCCGCCTGGGCCTCGGCGCTGTTGGGCATTTCCACAAAGGCAAAGCCCCGCGATTCGCCGCTGAACTTGTCCTTGATGATGGAGGCTGAGGTCACTTGCCCAAAGGCGCCAAACGCTTCGCGAAGTTCGTCCTCGGTCGCTTGTCGAGACAGATTTCCTACATAGAGATTCATGGTGTTCCTTTCGTTGCCCTCAAGCAGAGCAACAGCTAATTTGGCGACCGATCCGACTCGCCAATGCCGATTGTCCTCGCACGCGTCCAGCGCATCCTCATTGATTCAATAGGGGCCCCTTTCCTGGTTGTTATTGTACTTCAAATTAGCGCAGAGGCTAAAGCGCTATTTCCTTGTGGCTGCGATTGCCACCCAGTCGCCCATTTGCTTCCGGTCAATGTCGGTGAGGCCGGCCCGATTAAGGGCGGCTTTCACCTCACCTGCCTGCTCGGCCAAAATGCCGGAGACGATGAGAACGCCGTTTTGGGCAATCGTCTGGCCCAGGCCCTGGCCGAGAAGCCGGATGATGACCGGAGCGATGATGTTGGCGACGGTTGTATTGAATGGTTGAAGGTTGGAAAGTTGAACGTCGGCGAGAGAGCC encodes the following:
- a CDS encoding PrsW family intramembrane metalloprotease; the protein is MTSQTCCVCHERPATQTLGGRPYCDEHYEHATRDNRGFVRSGLINLGLIVVFTLVVSGFTAVAPVNLSGGGLLVVGLVLALIPALLWLGFFYQQDRLEPEPRHFVLGVFFLAMLITDVFGRRFLDGFFQTREWLALDSTSALVGYILVVGFTLEAIKYAVVRFTVYPTLEFDERMDGIVYGTAAGLGVATMINLNFILDSGGAALSSGIIYIVVTALAHGAFGGVVGYFLGEAKFVSEPAWWMPLGVALAAVLDGLFSYFLAEVNQAGITVSPWRGLLFALVVAVVTFGALLYLIRRAIAQTLKSSAAPQGD
- a CDS encoding peptidase M4 family protein — protein: MPKSLRPYALLLSGLLVGLLLAAPFLRPDGQTRRRAEPPPNTTVQWNESTGTPDWLDGPLPYTLSQAEQADPELAARNVLNFYHDLFGVQNAAAEFELVRIEADKLGQTHVRLQQVRDGIPVWSRVMVVHLGETQVLGINGDFQPDLTLSTVPAVTLGEAESQALAAAYGDSPTLYAPSRLMIYVSDDGKSYLTWQVKINTVLPGGNTAYFVDAINGGVMHESPLTASDKYREVYDAQLKENLPGRLLSSEGTVPRDPAGKAVYQNAGIVYDYWKNTFGRDSYDDNGGPIYLIVHSPELGNSYWNGQVLVFGDKDDYITNKDDAYVLDIMGHEFTHAIVQYTADLVYETQSGALNESFADVFAVMIDRDDWHLFEDNSAAPPLPVPWLRDMQDPSLGDYNPKKPRSGFGQPTLMSEYANLPNSRDGDWGGVHVNSGIPNHVLYLAATTSSREVTEQIWYRALSTYLTPKSDFKDFATAIQKSAADLYGANSAEANAVKAALVESGIVKGTGGTTNQPTPVPTTSSSTTIQPTPAPVVASGCSELTTNGAFENARSDPWVEKTNLNAPIIAADFPHTGKKGAWLGGTDQESFQYIYQDIAIAANLNRPGHQRRQALCRRSAGQRRQRPQGRVQARQETGARPELQRCGHRQRLQDPGRGQRL
- a CDS encoding alpha/beta fold hydrolase, with product MRAVFALALFLSACINTPTFTPTAEQLNSPSAATQSPTFTATATFTATATPTPTRTPVPTATATPDPYGAYTIAHLAARSYGGGELQIVETLAVGQTFTRAIVSYPSDGLTIYGFMNGPHGSGPFPVVIVLHGYIDPAVYSTLDYTTHYADSLAQGGYLVIHPNLRGYAPSNDAAPEENLFRVGFAVDVLNLIALVKAQGGQPGPLQAANSNAIGLWGHSMGGGVSTRVLAISRDVRAAVLYGAMSGDEQKNFDRIYNVFSDRARGFAELDTPAEAFANISPVFFLDRVTAAVSIHHGEADDVVPLEWSLDLCDRLTALGKPVECFTYPGQLHTFVGDGDTLFMERVIEFFGRELK
- a CDS encoding RNA-binding protein; its protein translation is MNLYVGNLSRQATEDELREAFGAFGQVTSASIIKDKFSGESRGFAFVEMPNSAEAQAAITGMNGKEFKGRNLTVNEARPREDRFKSGGPRGGSGGFSGGGRRDNRGGDRDKRGGTPRRSW